One Phaseolus vulgaris cultivar G19833 chromosome 2, P. vulgaris v2.0, whole genome shotgun sequence DNA window includes the following coding sequences:
- the LOC137810267 gene encoding uncharacterized protein isoform X1 translates to MWLRHESFTPMKGILSNYNGSLFMVDTSGSLLLRERRGKEIAWRNCTALRRGRNVNGGQPWDGLQGQERKVTTEDTLFFVSKTGRLMKLVVSSKKLKWKDCRNPPDAKVACILDQELFRKNIVFVIGRNGHLYQYNKVTDLWHEHYHSQHLVLSQSPGTVIRPSLKTLSGSLFMISIDGGLVEYQWSSVYGWNWVEHGTPNRDVTLVGSPGPSFEGNQLLFTGSDGKVYLRYMHKKSWKWKDCGFPYVGNKLVEIEARSHGGFQEEKVDCSDKDSASHLKKGQTNFGDMNIRCDSKVAPTRPIQFSKGSVIFELRDGRLAEIELVEKRKWVWSQIIGTPASLCSENYWSTVPYSLS, encoded by the exons ATGTGGCTGAGGCATGAGAGCTTTACACCAATGAAAGGTATATTGAGTAACTACAATGGAAGCTTATTCATGGTTGATACAAGTGGGAGTTTGCTCCTTAGAGAAAGAAGAGGCAAGGAGATAGCATGGAGGAATTGCACAGCTCTGAGGAGAGGAAGAAATGTTAATGGAGGTCAACCTTGGGATGGATTACAAGGCCAAGAAAGGAAGGTTACAACTGAAGACACACTCTTCTTTGTGAGCAAAACTGGAAGACTAATGAAGTTAGTG GTTTCTTCGAAGAAGTTGAAATGGAAAGATTGCAGAAACCCTCCAGATGCTAAGGTTGCATGTATACTAGACCAGGAATTGTTCAGAAAAAACATAGTATTTGTCATTGGAAGAAATGGTCACCTATATCAGTATAACAAAGTGACTGATTTGTGGCATGAGCATTACCATTCTCAGCATTTGGTTCTATCACAGTCTCCTGGAACAGTTATAAGACCATCATTGAAAACACTCTCAGGTTCCCTCTTCATGATTTCAATAGATGGTGGCCTTGTTGAGTATCAATGGAGCTCAGTGTATGGATGGAACTGGGTGGAACATGGAACACCCAATAGAGATGTAACACTTGTAGGTTCACCAGGTCCAAGCTTTGAAGGCAATCAATTACTTTTTACTGGTTCTGATGGAAAAGTATACCTTAGATACATGCACAAAAAGTCATGGAAGTGGAAGGACTGTGGTTTCCCTTATGTGGGAAATAAACTGGTTGAAATTGAAGCACGTTCACATGGAGGATTCCAAGAAGAGAAAGTAGATTGCAGTGATAAAGATTCTGCATCACACTTGAAGAAGGGCCAAACCAACTTTGGTGACATGAACATTAGATGTGACTCAAAG GTGGCACCTACAAGACCAATTCAATTTTCTAAAGGTTCTGTCATATTTGAGCTCAGAGATGGCAGG TTGGCAGAAATTGAATTGGTGGAGAAGAGAAAATGGGTGTGGTCTCAGATCATTGGCACTCCAGCTAGTCTTTGCTCAGAGAATTATTGGAGTACTGTACCATACAGCCTTTCTTGA